In Coffea eugenioides isolate CCC68of chromosome 4, Ceug_1.0, whole genome shotgun sequence, the genomic stretch atttaacaCATGTTTTTCAATCTTGCcatttgaaaaaatattttttttaaaattccaatacatatttaacaagaaaatattttgaatcTAATGGATACATTTGTAAATTTACTAATACTATCTCATCTAAATATAATGATTATAAGGTCTCCATaaaaagttgaattttcaaaatataactCATTATAAAGGCTAGTACGTACCATAACAGTCAATGGCGAAAGGTACATTCCAATATTGAGGATTGTGCACAAGACGCCGACAAATAATGACCTTTTGCTGCCATGCAGAGCTGTTAAGGCGACGACGATGACTATGGCCAAAATTGCTGCTTCACCcgcaagaaaaatgaagatttttctctGAAAATTAACAATTACAAcaatcataaaaaatttgacATATGAAGGACACTTTTGATTTGTGCAGTAAAATTTGCAAGACTCCTAGCTTTTTTGTGGCAGTGTTGCAGCAGTACAAATAGAAAGAGAAGAAATTGAAACCAAGTAGTTTTGATTCAAGAAATTTTATGTTGCTTCGAACCGACTACATGGCAATGCCTAATAGTTGGTGCAAGACTAATGGAAAAACTCTGCACTTGTGAAACAGGCAATTCAGGCTTGAATGTTAGGAAGACATCTAATGGGATGTAGCTGCTTGATGATAGGCCATTTGtggaagaagagaaaaactggGCTTGGACAAAAGCAAGAGTAAATTGAAGGGTTTGGCAGCTTCAACAATAGAAATTCTTCGGAGTTCAGACCAAGAAGGTCTATAGGAATCATCCCGGAATTGGGAAATGTAATTCTCAGTTTAATGGACATTGAAAATCAGGAGATAGCATTATATTAGGAGCTGCTTGTATATTTTGGAAGTTCCAGCGTTTGGAATTTGCTAAGCGTCTTATCATTTAATATCATATATTGAATTTACAAATAGGAAACCAAAGTGTGGTATATGCTCGAATAAGTGCATGAAAGATACCCTAAAAAATTAGGCAAAAAAAAATCGTGCGAATTGTTGCAGCTAAAGTGGGACAATACAAAGATATAGGGTAAGAACTGTTATACATACACGTTTTTGCCAATTGGAATGGATGACGAACAAAGTGACAAAGATGGCCTCAATTACAAGTCCAACACCGTTGATCGTTGAAACCAAAATGCTATCCTTCTTGACGATTGGAAGGCCATAGAACACCCACATTGCACAATTCAGTATTGTGGCAAGGTAGGGGTCTGGCTTGAAATGTTGAACAGACTTGGCTTTCCATATGTTTACGAATGTAGGCCtgcattttcaaaattttagatTAGTTAATTATCGGCACTATTTATTATTGATGCATTGATATTTCAATAGATTAATCTTTAATACACTCAAGTGTATACATTATTACTGTTGAATACataacaatcaaacaaaatttaaattttaaatccaaatttaacatatatatcatatattcaattattataatatatatatattgttagtgtatataaaattcaTCTTATCTAAATTAGTGTGCTGTGTAAATTAGTGTATAGGAGAAGTAAGGAATTGAAGTTACATACGTAGGGGAGACAAACATGCCAAAGGATATGACGTTTCCTGCATTGGTTAGCAAATTATAATTAGAAGGTATCATATCATTAAAAGGTATTACAAGGAACCAAATCATAGAGAATGAATAAAGGAGAGGCTACAAAATATTTCTCACCCCGAGTTCTTAAAAGTTAAGAACATCTTCGAATGCAATTGACGGACGAAAACAGTAAATTTTATTTGAACGTCAATCAGGATGACAGAAAATCTATCTTCTGTACCAGTGAAAGATTTAAAAGAGCAGGAGAACCATAAATTGACATATGCTACAATCTcaaatttattagaagaaaaaCGTTATACGCTCGAGCATGTTTGGAGACTGTATattcttttggatgatttatttgcaAGAAGGTATTGTCGGCAAAGATAATCTAGATTTATACATAATTGAATTAACATGATACTGAATGCAACTTGTGTTAAGTACTCCAAACCACTCGAATTACTTGTAACGTTGAAAATTCACCAAATACTCCAAAAATTCATGGTTCATGAACAGATATCTAATTATAAAAGTGagaaaatataagtataaatatatttaatattattaaatatagatatatattgtattttcctaaaaaaaagtaaattataCATAAAGTTAGtattgtttattttttaaaacaaagaaATACAACTAAACTTATTATGAATCACGTactattttttaaaagaaatataattaaatcatttccaaactcaaactcaaagtTCGCTCATTGAATTTAATGAGCCAAACTTTCGGAGATTCCTAAGATGTTTGGAGGAGTGGCTAGTTTCACTCCAAAGTTTAACCAAATTCTTTTGTTCTACTGGAATTTCCAGTAGTATCTAAGCCAATTTGAACTAGAGGTTTAATTATGACTTTAAAGTGCTAAATGAACAAATGATTTTGTAATCAAAATAATAGAATGGTAATAACTCTAACACACTGTCTAACCATAGATCATGACTCTGCCAGATATGGAGTTAAAGTAGGGCTATATTACCGCTAATTTAAAAATAGGGCACCGTAACACACCAATTAGAACTAACCAAATCCTCAGATCAAGCGGATAGTCATGTAATTATCCCAAATCAAGAATCCAAAACGATCAACATTAACCAAATTATCTTGTTCAAGATTTTTTAATCAGTACAATACACAGAAGTAGGGTATAGCTATATGATTATGAAGTAATGCAGAGAATTTCTGTTGATGATGGTGCAGAAATTCATGAAAGAAACTGATTCCTTCTTCCCCTAATCAGACCCTTGAACTAACATAGTCTTAATTACTACTTCTATTTAGGTGTCGTgcattaaccaaaaaaaaaacatgttgTTTCACAGAAAAAGCAAAATCCATTGAATATGACAAACAAGTCAAAAAAAAGGACTttggctgaaaaaaaaaacagaattATTTAAAACTCACCAATTACTCCTATGATGGTCCTTACAAGTTCCTTGTGAGCCatccctgaatttgttaagacGTTGCGAGTAGAAACTGGGAAAAATAGATGTTGCTGCGAGTATAGAAACTGGGAAAAACAGATGTTGCGACTAGAAACTGTGAAAAACGCCAAGTTGAGAAGGCTAAAATAGTGGTCGGATAAAGTTGAGGATAAGTTGATTTAGGGTCAAGAAAGATAAACGAAAAAAGATTATGCAGTTGAGGAGGAGATTTTATAGATTTTATTGCCGTAAATAACTTAACTATTGCACATATCACGCAAGAAAGATTTGAGAGCTGGGTAGAGATAAGTGGCAGTATAATAGGTATTATTTACAATTTGTTACCAACTCTAATTGTCTCATAAGTTACCACTTAATTGCCAACTCtttttttgaattctttttaTG encodes the following:
- the LOC113769108 gene encoding bidirectional sugar transporter SWEET5-like; the protein is MAHKELVRTIIGVIGNVISFGMFVSPTPTFVNIWKAKSVQHFKPDPYLATILNCAMWVFYGLPIVKKDSILVSTINGVGLVIEAIFVTLFVIHSNWQKRRKIFIFLAGEAAILAIVIVVALTALHGSKRSLFVGVLCTILNIGMYLSPLTVMGRVIKTKSVKYMPFWLSLANFVNGAVWFSYAFLRFDPWLVIPNGLGTVGGLIQLILYATYYGSTNWDEDGDENGKAKEVQLSSEA